From the Helianthus annuus cultivar XRQ/B chromosome 17, HanXRQr2.0-SUNRISE, whole genome shotgun sequence genome, the window taatcaagcacagtaattaagcactaattaaatattaattaattcgtacggatacctgaatttgtgagggttgtcacaagtctaaggctacattcgtttTCTTTCGGACAAActttccgactttatgacttctcacgtcatttatgcgttGGTTCATCTTATGCTCACCACTATCCAGTTTACATATATTCGTATTTGATTATGTCCCgttaccgggctcattattcttttgcttttaacGCTACCATTATCCCGCTTGCGTTTACGCATGCCGTCCGGTATGATattttattcgacccgttcaactttaaaatactTGAACATAACTTATTCAAAATTTCAATTTACATTATCTTGTCGTCTTTTAGTTATgactcaaaacccgagtcttttaacaTTTCATCCGAGTTCGCGtttctcggtctacgcatgtgtttagTTCTTACCCATCatccgggtgttttaccgaagtcgttattattgcaaccctcccggtacgcattaagacctcgcttcatttttatattctGACTTTGTCCTCATGTTTGACGTTTTACCAAAAACGGCCCGGTAAGAggcatatttgcattttccgggttcgagtgtaagtacactccctcctaATGCATATcctaatcattttacatgtttgcattctccgggttcgagtgtaagtacaccccctcccagtgcataccttaatcgttttacatgtttggattttccgggttcgagtgtaagtacaccccctcccagtgcgcactttaatcattttacatgtttgcattctccgggttcgagtgtaagtacaccccttcCCAGTGCGTactttaatcattttacatgtttgcattctccgggttcgagtgtaagtacacccccctCCCAGTGCGTactttaatcattttacatgtttctttgtcccttcactcgggctcattatcctaatataatacgcttccgtcactcggctgtgcgtttacattattatcaaatattttgcttatctgattcatttgggtactttttaatttgtcccactcacccGTCCTTACTACATTGGATGTAAgcatgtccatcataaaaagttcatggtaccacgtgctcaccacttacttggccagagtaagcaaTCAATACCTGgtatacatgacctttttataattttcacattacaccccatgtaagtaatgcctctatttgtttctcttggaaacaatatcccggatagattttctattcgggttttccaagtttttaatctacatatgcaactttcaatctctacgtaTTTGTTACATATTACTATTCACGTAATAATTTAAAATGCGCACCTGTAAATGCTTGCCCTAATGGGCTTTTTATGTCGTTAACCTTGTTCTCGATCgtcacgcgatttaggtccttgatgagtatgctctgcttgtcatacctcggaccgttcCACCGTCATATCCGCAATTTTTTAAACTCTCGCTCTCCTCAGATGCGAGTGTCCTTTTAttaaaacatttacaagaattagtaacatcaacttcaataatcAGCCGTATTATATTACAATGCTTTTCTACTGTACGCGTCAACGCGCGCAATTTCGTCaactatatttatcatttaattgaGGTAACGTGTATCACAAGATAGCCCAATGTGTTGTTTGtaacactttagcatgctaaactattaacatacatgtacttaccggatttgcgatcaagcctcgaaccgaacactttattcttttaactttgagctctgataccaacttgtaaagCCCGTCTCAATTAATCATGATTTTATAAATAAGATACACATTTTATATGCTAAAATGTGACTTTACGAAATCAAGTTGTCATGCTAACATTCCCATAGTTTACAACATTTCAAAAAGTACATGTTTATAAATGTTTACATAATTCATTTTTTTTGCAAACACCTCAAGATTAgatgcggaagcttcatttaacgtgtgttcggttcttgctcgccacttgatcttcttccgagactctcgacattcacctatgataaaaaccaacttagaagtcagttttgatagttaaataacaagtacaACAACTTAATCGGGTCAAATATTCgaaataaacaaaaaaatcaaTATTTTCAGAAATTAGGCCGTCGCCACGCGCGACCATGGCCGTGGTGCAACGCCACGGTCTCTTTATGACAGATTGTTGCAGCTGGTTGCTGCATATTCTCAGCACGACCGGATTTTACGGAAACGAGCATAAATTTCtcgtttttgatccgttttacacgattctttttcctacgtgaccgtaatttaCTTTTCCATctcatggagttaaaatccaacatccggatttAAAAAATTTCAGACTTATAAGTCTTCGGCTTACTACCCTTTTTACTAAATTTTGACCTGTTCAAGATTTTATcacacaaacatgtttatttgatctaTAAACTCATGAGATTCATCATTTCAATATTGACTATCATATTGGGTTCGAATCACGTGCTTCTTACGCATTCATAACCTGTTTTCgctcatatgcttattttgacccgttaagggtaatTAAGCCTATTTTAAGCATGAATCTCTTTCACTCACATCAAGCATTATACTACCACATTTCTTGTCAATTAATCTTTCTTCACAACCATATTTGTGTTGTATTAAGTGTGGAAATTCCTAAactccgagttttacccctcgaatcattattttacggcaaggACTATTATAGAGTCAAATGACTAAGGATTCACATCTTTCGCTTTTGTATACtcattctaagtgtttaattatgCATACTACTCTTTTCCGAACAACCTTAATGGGTCGTTCGCTcgatttagcttacaagggcattttggtccatttAGTCCTTTCATTAAAATAAAGGACTTTTAAAAGCATTTTCGACCCAAAAGCCCTGTTTTAAACTATGCATTTGATTCAAAAGTCATTATGTTTTCAAAACACAACGATCATCATATGAATCATTCGGTTTGCTAATTAAAGTAACCTAATGTCTATATGACTGCATTTAACTACCAAGGAACCTCTAGTTCCTATGGAGTAGTTAATCtatattatacatacctggctcggatcaatatttATATTGACCCTTTTCAATACCTTGCCTTAGTAAccgctaagtaatagcgatgtaagtatccatttgatatttattcctgaaatcatacaactcgacaaaccattagtcgatattgtcaaagggtgatattttcacccttttgacccgtttgttttAATTGACCGATTATATTGGCGAGATGAAGCTTATTGCCATCTCGCCTACACGACTCGCTCCAGTTTACATCGTGCTGTCATATTAATTATAAATCAATTCTTAACGCCTTTTTGCCTATTAAGGCTTTCAAAATAAAGTATCTTTCAAAACCAACAATTATTGTTAACGAGTgaccaaattacaattttacccttattGGTTATTATGATTTCCCTTATATGGTAACCCTTAAAAGTACATGTTTCATTCGTCATAATATGATCGAATTACCGATTTAACTCATTTTTAGCCATCATTATAGTTTCTTATCATATTTGATTATCTTGTTCCGTACGACTACACGCCGGAACACCATATCTCAATTAGGTATTTGTCTTATTCGTGATCAATACGACAAAGAATATTCCaaaatatatgactagtgtaagctatacttacattgcatccgaattatgcttttccttcattcttgatttgtttgacccgcttcctttcccaaACTTTCACCTAGCTTGCCAAGCGTCTATCATTGaaattgtaagatggttaggttagtcataatcatttacgactattccatcctatgCTCCttatgtcgaatttatcattcaATCATGTACTTGGttggtttgactttttaaagtcaatcGACTTATCAACCTATTCAATCCACATTTGGTTTATTGAATTTCGCTTAGGCATTTCATCCGAACTCTTAACGAAATCAGATTTTACACACTAACTACTAGGTAACATGATTTCAAGTATCTATATCACAATCTTAACATCAATTTTCTTATATCATACAAAACCCACTTCGTGAGAAGTATGATCTTGTACCCAAATTCATGGTTTGATCGAACACCTTCTATTTTTTATCATGCATGTTGATTCTTAGCATAGttatatcatcaatttcatcataacattaaaacccacttatctaAGTGTGTTAATTCATCAAATCCTTCAATTCATATCATGTTATatatgattttcacttagggtttcgttcctaagcaagtatacatcactaatCTAGCCATAGCTTCTCTAATCCATGCCTAATTCGTGATTAGGATGATTATCAAATCCTTACAACTTCACCAAACAccaagattttacataccttatgatcctctTGTTCGGGTGATCATTAATCCACGTTCGGTTGTGAATTTAAGCGTCGTTTGGCCCTCTAATTTGATGAATTTGGATGAGCTAGGGTTTGGAGCTCTTGCTCCTTCTCCTAGACTATTTCAtgcacatacacacacacacacaccaagtgtgtgtgttgtgttttattttttttgttttaataaaccaAGTTTCCCACTTGGCAATATTAGTCCCTCATGTTCTACCTTGACCAATTGAAGCTATAACTCACCATTAGTCATTTGATCTCATGCTAccaactaggttaattattcctagttaccttaacgggttcgggaagttataaccTGTTATGTTTTAAGTTTCGTTAATTCGGGCCTTTTATAGctttgttttctcaaagcatTTATTCTCCTTTTTATTAATTATTAggcttatttatttaaatcctaataaaTTTTCAGGTTAATCTTTACCGCTAACAGTATTTTACCCGCTCTTTtgtattaacggggtttaattaccaaacccgttttcggggtgttacatgttGCGTGTGTAAGTAGTGTGAACTTGTATGTACGCACATATGAATGGGACACATATGCATGTACTTAGATATATGTACGTGTATACACGTGTTGTAATCTAATTATTGTAGATCACTGGTATACATATATGTGAAGATGTGGGTTTTCAATATGTTTGAGATTACGTATTCCTAAACATGTTACTATTGAGAATGAAATGGAGTGCAGGTATGGGAACGCCGGACTCTCGAGGAATTGATGTCGGACTCGAGTAAATAAAATTAAGAGAATGTTTCAATGGAATACCTTACGTAGTTAGAATGTGATATAGCCTTTTAGGtatatgtattaaattatatatgatGTCACCATGTACTAACGTGTTGGTTATTATGGTGATCACAGGTTAGTCTGATATTCATGATGGACAAGTGAACGAGGGTCGAGTTGAAGATCATGGATTGTGCGGGAAAGCGGTCACGTTGTTTGTAATGATTTGTTAACATAGTTACATTAAATAAATGATGAATGATGTATTCATGTTAAAAGGGTTGACCTAAACGGTATTCAAGTATGTTAGAGTAGTTAAAAGAAGGAAAATTTACGGTTCATTTTTCGCTACGTCGTTTTGGGTCAAATCATGATTAGGGTCTTACATGaatgaaaaaaaattaagacTCTAAGAAAATTTTCACAAGTATACCTCTATAAAACCGCCTGAATAGTGTATACCATAATGGTTGGGGCAAGTCTGCAGACTTTAGAAAACCTTAAAAATGGTTGGGCCATGTCTGCACCTTAGTAGATCTTTCacggtggtggtgggggtggtgatagacgatggtggcagtgaacggtggtggtggatggtAGTGTTTAATCCTCTATAGACCTTAGAAAATCTTAGAAATGGTTGGGTTAAGTCTACACCAAAAAGTGCTCACATAGACTGCATATGACAATTTATGCACGTGGTTTGCGCAGCGCAGGCAGAAGAGCCTGCGCatatattttttagaaaaataaatgtCACCTTACTCTTTTAAATTCCAATGAAtgtttttatatttgtttaatacaAAACAAATATACATAGATTAATACATAACTATTATATTTGTTTATGCAATATACATAGATTAATACATAACTATTATATTTGTTTAATGCATAGTTTAATACATAACTACCATGTAAATAAAAACTCTAATTTTTTTCCAATAGTTGAATCTTTATTAATAATTATCCATTTTTCTAGAAGTTTACCTCTTAATTATTCTTACCATACACTTTCATTCTTTAAATTCTTTAAATGTTtaacatgaacaaaaaaaaaaaatttaaaacaaaaccaCACTCGCTAAGTCAAATCTCGGTTTTAATGGAACTCGGTTTCAATGGAACCGTGTGAACATTACCTATCATTTTCATTCCTAAagcttttttagatttttttttcttttttacataGATTTTATTACTGTTAGAACTTAATtattaactagtattaagcaccccccGCGTTGTGGCGGGGGCGAACACCAATACCACACTATtatcagcgaccaccaacactgaagttgctgcatgttaatgcgaagaaattaaaccgacaCGTAAAACATGTAAagaaataactaagtcgatctaggacccgagCGTTACGATGAACCTGACAAACGGAAAAAAGAGACAACGTAAAAACgtttaaccacacacgcacgttgcgtcgtgttaactcgcaaaattatttatagtatttaaatgaaataaaaatttgtctttgtgttaatgcgaagaaataaaaatttgtgtttgtgttaatgcgaagaaattaaaccgaaacgtaaaacatgtaaaaaataactaagtcgatttaggaccccaAGCGTTACGATGGACCTGTCAAGCGaaaaaaaaatagacgacgtaaaaacgtttaaccacacacgcacgttgcgtcgtgttacctcgcaaaattatttatagtatttaaataaaattaaagtTTATCTACCCACTAAGCATTATGTGTTGCAAATTGTATTTATACAAGGTGGATAGACTATCAAGTATTATGTACAACAAATTAAACTAATAGAAAAACACCATACAACATAATAAAGCTATAAAGCACATGGTACAACATGTATTGCAAGAAAATGATGgcaaattatattattattattatataataatcttTTATGTCAAATAATGTGAAATTGTTTACACCGGAAAATTATAACAAAGTTAAAGAATGATTAAGAGATCCCACATGTGTAAGGAAGTGATGATGCACTAAAAAGTGAGaaatcaaattttttttgaaagactCCCAAAGCTTATTGTACAACCACTCAAAGCCAAAAattgttgcttatttataggttATAATTTATACGATAATATTTTACGACTAGATCCGAGTTTAACGAGTTAACATGTCACAACGCGCGTTAACattatcaattttttttaccaacaTAGTTCTCAAGTAACCATTCTATCTATCATCTTTATTTTAAAGGTTTTTCATAAACTTAAGAATTTTCGTATACCATATTTTGATACTAAAACATTAATACAGAGCCAGCTTTAGAGGAAGCTAAATAAAGTCTTTGCTTTAGGTccaatttgaaaaaaaaagtaatatattattttttgttaTTGGTTTAAGATATATATTATTGCGCGACAAATAAGTTTCAGTCATTAAAGTTAAACGATTAATGATTTTTGGGATTCGAATTTTAAAAATGAGCTTCAGTCATTAATGATTACCGTTAAAGTTAAACGATTAATGATTTTCGGATTCCATTTTTAAAAATGAGCTTCAGTCATTAATGATTACCGTTAATGATTACCGGAAAATATTTAAGCAAGCTGAAAAGTTATTTTCTCTTATCTTCATATATAATAATAAGTTATACAAGTACTATGTATCAACAAAATCAAGGTTAGTTATTTCTTTAATCTTTTTAGAGCTATGAATATGCCTTTATGTGATAATCTTTAGTTAAATTCATATAAGAGTAACcacgttttttttataaaacattagTAGAATACATAAAATACCATATATTTGATATAAAGTATCGACAGTTAAAAACCGGAAAAGATCCCACATTTAGAGTTCGCTTTAGGCCTTCAAAAGCGTTGAGCCGGCCATGCATTCATATTCAACACCCCGTCGTAACACGCGAACTAGTGTTAACTCATTGACATGAATGATCATATGTTCTTGTTTGTACAAACTCCCATACATATAACCTTAAATATGAACCATCGAGACATCTAATGAATTGACGTGATGATTCATAATCAATCTCTAGGGTTTCCTTTCGACACAAATTTACCCCTTAACTATACATAATTACATAAAAAACACTAAATGCAACTTTAATCTATTCACATGAATGATCCATTAACATTGACCCTAGATTAAGTAAATTAGTATCCAATACTTTTATCATACAAATGTTAAGGGAATCATATTCATTCACATCGTGAGAAAGTTATATACTTTTACATTTAGTCATTGGTGTGAGTGGGGAAGACGGTTGAGCTGATAAAAGTTTCTTTAAGCATTTGCTAAATCAAGCTAGCCCACATGTGTACGTAAGAAACAAAATGTTTATTGGGGGCTAATTAACAAAGGAATTGTCTTAAAGTGAGCCCACGTGTTCAAAAGAGAAAAGGAAATGAAATTTTTTTTCATAAGCCTCTAATAATTGCCACTATAAGAAATGATAATTCGTTACTAGGTGTTAACAACATATCAATATGATAAATATATTGTGGGTTTGTAGGCTCTAGACAACACAAGGGGATGGCGCAATTGAGTAGCTGCACTAGCCCTCAGCCCACTTAATTGATTTCTTGTATGTGTAATATTTAACACAATAAAAGAATACCCTAGTTCCCCTTGAACGTGGGTCACATGTTGTGGATGAACCACATAAATCCTATATGTCGTTTTATTGCTATTGCTTTCGTGTTCAGTATCGTGTGTGCTTTATTCCTAACATAGTAACATATACATGATGATAATATGGAAGAGTTAATAAGATTGATGGGGGAAAACCAGCCTCAATATTAATACACATGTTAATTTCAATTCCAATGTTGCATATTTCAGTAATACAAACCCTTAACACCTATGGTTCACGGTTTGACCCAAAAACCATTTAAAACCAGCCGCGAGCACTCCTAGATCTCAAACCTTTCTTCAAAACGTTCAGGTTGCAATGGCATGACGCTTATCGTACTGATAATGGTAGGATGTTGCACGTTAAATTGTGATGGTGTTGTAATGCTATGCGCTCCCCCCAACAAAATCTTTTCGCATGTTTCTATAAGGGAGTGCCTACATGTTGGGCAAGAGGAATGTGAGCTCAACCACTTATCGACGCATTGAACATGGAAACCATGGCTACATTTTGGCAGTATTTTGACTTGTTCTTCGAAAATAAAATCACTTAAACAAATTGCACACTCTTTGTCCAATCCAGGCAATTTTAACCCTTCCGAGTACCTAACAATAGGAAAGGTGTTCAATGCCTTTTTCTTAATGCCAGTGTTTGCTAACCTAGCTGGTGTGCTTTCCAGGCTAGTGACTGACTGCGAGCAAAGAAAACATGAGCACTTGAGTACACACCTGATAATCGCGTTCAAACATAAGGAACAAACGAGAGCACAGAGAAGCACGGATAGGACCATCACCACATTTGTATCAAAGGTTTTGTTTTCCGTATATGGACTTGGTGCTGGTGAAGCTGCTATAGCCTCCACTCCTGTTTTGATGATTGTGGTTGTATGTTGATACTTCAGATCATCACATAGAAGCTTTCTTGAATGAAAATGGACCATGTTTCCTTGAAAGAGGATCATGGCACTAATGAACATTTTTGcatgttttgattggtttggattCAAATGTAGATGTTCTTGGAGAAGACTTAGAAGAGAATGTTATATAGTGGAATTAAATATGTCCCACAAAGTATATAAATGCCAGTTAAtctcataataataataatgatggtAATAGTAATAGTAACTAGAAAACGCATGTGAAATTTTATGTGATTTCTGTTATTCGATTATTTTGGATCTTCCACCAAGTTTTGTGTATTGCCTTTAGTAACAATGGATTCTCTAATCAAGTGGATCCCACCCACTTATTTCAACAGTCAAATAATGGCATGTTTACATGATTTCAGTCATTTTCTAATCCCTCAATCTCCAGTAATGCATTCATTAAAAAGTTAATTCCATAATTATTGCATTTTACACGTTTAATCAAAATAATCATTGCGTTTGAAAAGTCCATTTGGGAGAAGTTTTGTAAAATTAAAACACTAGCCTAAGACCCCGCGAGCTTTGCGGGTGGCTAAATaccaactaaacacataaaataatttaaacgtaGAAGCGTTAAAGTGTGATTTGTTAAACCTAATATTTTGAGACAGTTGAGCACGTCCCAATTTGAAAACACACACAAAGCGACGTGTCTGAAGGTTTAGGAAGAAGTGAAACGATATGTCTAAAGTTATGAAATGCTGGGAGGTTAGAAATGGAAACGGTTTGAAAAGGCATGTGTGACACCCTAAGTTACTAAATTTTAATAAGAGTATAATATTACCAGCAAAAGGAGAACTtctcattaaaaaaaaaaaaaaaaaaaaaaaaaaaaaaaactctttccACTTAGCAAGATGCTAAGGGACCAGATCATACACCAGAGGGACAACAATACAGAAAAGAAAAACTACAGTAAACTGAAACAAAAATTAATCATAGTCCATTCCTTTGAATTTAATCCAGTTCACCTTGCTCAGGACAGAGATACAACATCGCTTCTCCATCCACCAGTAAGACCCTTGTTTTACTAATATTATGTTGGCCCAAAAAACATGACAGCCTTTCCCAGTCGTTTCTTTCCGCAGCAGAGGTGAGTGTGGGGTTCCACTCAAGATCCCAGCAGATACCACCCACCTTCTTGTTGTCCATAATGGACACATCTTTATGCTTCACCATGGCAAAAATTTGAGGGAACCTGTCCTTCAACCTGCTTTCTACCACCCACTCGTCCGGCCAGAACCTTACTTTGTCTCCTTTCCCCACATCCGGAACCAAAAACTCCTTAAGATCAACATTCGCTTTTAGAAGGTCCTTATAAGTCGATCTAACCGCCTTCTATACAATCAAAACAATGGTCTTATATCCATCTACAATCAATACAATGGTCATTTCATTTTAAATGAAAAGCTAAAACAGTTGATACTCGAAATTTGAACCACTTATATTTTACCACTAATGGGTCAAACTAAAATTTAATCAAACCAGCTGACTCAAATTCATCCCAAGTGTTTTTCATGCACAGAACCTCCTAAACCACTTTAttgaaaaaaaacataaactgcGAATACTTTTCCTGACATGCTATTTACTTACAAAACTTTAAAAATTTGGACAGAAAGTGTTTAGGTCAACTGAACCTTTTTCTTCTTAAATCAAAACACCTAATTTGACCTTGCTCATAAGCATCTCTCGGTCCCACCCCGTTTGCTACCTATGTAGGCACGTACAATGTGTGCAATTTCTAAGAAAAAAATCATTAGAAATAAGTACAGACGTAACAAAAATTAGGAATAAAGAAATACCAGTTGAAAGGCAGAAGTACCATGTCATACTTACAACTTAAAACCCAATTTCAAACATACCCAATAATTCATCAAGACTTATTAAGCAAGACTCCATGAGCCCTACAAACTTGCAGAATGCACAAAAAGATAACATAATGTCAAAGACATATCCAACTTCAAGGTAATACTCATGCTtaagaaaacaaacaaaaaagagAGGAACTCAACTAAAGCTCGTTCAAACTCACATATAAATATTTTCCACACAAGAGAATGGAATGAATTCTTACCTAAATTAGGACGCTTATTCTTCGGCTTAGATTGCATCAACAGGTTGTCCATCTTTTTTAACAGTTTTCCTCAAGGTTGCAGAGTTCTCATCATTCTTAGGTAATCAAAGACCGATTAGTTCATGTACCCTTTTTTTGTCTTTCGGCTATTAACACcatcacatgatgcatgattaattgtcccccgcttttaacgttatttttgCGAAATTAATAAGATAACGTTAAAATACCATCTAAAGCACGCCTTCCATAAAAATTAAAGTAGAAAACTGGTACATTTATTCTATATAAAAATGAGACAAATTTAGAATTATTCAACCAAATAAAACAGTGATTATAAACTTATATCTCAATctttacaatatatatatatatatatatatataacataccaCAACAACAAATCAATGATGCCAACTAAAACAATATCAACCGGGAAGTGAACAAATTGGCATTAAGATTTCTAAATCTTCACACTTAACTACAAAACGAAACAATTCCATTGCAATCTTCTATTAGGTCTAACAAATCGATACACACACATACACGAAACATGGATGGGTATATTAAAATGGTGAGAGCAATGCAACTTCTGAATAATTTATTACGTTTTATGAAAAAACAGCACAACAAATCATCCATAAAGTATgcaaaaaacaaaactaaaaaaagcacaaattttgaaaaatagtCAGTTGTGAGCCAAGCAATAAATCACCAAATAATTATTACTAAATTAGTTTATAGCAAATCACCAAATCAATATTACCAAATCAGGTTGCAATAATAAATCCAAATTTGCTTGTTAAAGATTGAGACATGCTCAAGTAAAAAATAACTCTCGGTTTTCTATGTTCATCCGATTCAATATTCTTAGGAATGCCATTTGAGGATATGACGAAGTAAAGTTAAAATGACTttcttttaaataaattttctatATTACTTTGTATTCAAGTTTCCCCAGTAGGTAAAATCATTAAATTTCAAGTTTTAATCAATTTTGGTCAACATTCCAACTCATAATCACCAACTTTCATCAAGTTTCAAGTTTACATGAGAAGAAACATGATCATGCCAACAAATGCCACCATCTTTAATTAGTATCATCAAGGGTCACAACTTGAATATCCATTTATATATCAACTTAATAACACCAGTTCTAAAATCATAGCCTTATGTTAACTACTTGCCAGGAAACTTATTAATGAACAAAATGATTTTTAGTCATAACTAACCTGATAGGAGCCATCCGTTAAGCTGCATATATTCTGGAACATAGTTGGGCTTTCCTCAACCAGGGCATAGGCCATGCGCAACAAACTGTAAACAATCCACATACCACCAATTAACCAATGTTTGGATCTATTCATTTAGGCAATATtacaaacacttggtgtgcaacCTTATAAAAATTGAATAAATAGATgttagataaataaataaataaatgaataaatctAAGTAGAAGCAATAATTTGGAAAAGAAacaatcatcatcgtcatcatcaccCAATCTCTTTCCGAGTACAAAAAACAATAACATAGTTAAACCTTATTAATCCACCATCCAGTGATATGAATCTGTGGGATAAAAAAGGGAG encodes:
- the LOC110922311 gene encoding RING-H2 finger protein ATL78; this translates as MFISAMILFQGNMVHFHSRKLLCDDLKYQHTTTIIKTGVEAIAASPAPSPYTENKTFDTNVVMVLSVLLCALVCSLCLNAIIRYSEGLKLPGLDKECAICLSDFIFEEQVKILPKCSHGFHVQCVDKWLSSHSSCPTCRHSLIETCEKILLGGAHSITTPSQFNVQHPTIISTISVMPLQPERFEERFEI